A single Calidifontibacter indicus DNA region contains:
- the ftsW gene encoding putative lipid II flippase FtsW codes for MTTQAPVHTGRFDVRATLRRMESPTAPYYLLLGATCGLTMLGLVMVLSASSVTSYQQSGSSFTVFKSQAMFAAIGTVGAMIAARIPVRVWKVAGWPAYIVAVLMQGLVFTSLGVSVLGNTNWIRVGGFTMQPSELGKLALVLLTAGVLAMKRKLLAEFKHVLIPIIPCALFFMALVMAGHDLGTTLVLAMIVGAMLFVAGVKLRIFGISLALAAAAVTVLVWTSGNRMGRISTWLGGCPQGALQDGCWQPVHGEYALADGGWWGVGLGASREKWGWMAEAHNDFIFAILGEELGLPGTLVVLCLYAAIGYACYRLIATSKDFFVRIATAGVMTWILIQATINIASVLGLLPIIGVPLPLVSAGGSQLVTTLIALGMLMSFARNEPECKAALAQRPKLVGRTRAILPTSRRGR; via the coding sequence ATGACGACCCAAGCACCGGTCCACACCGGTCGGTTCGACGTGCGCGCCACGCTGCGCCGCATGGAGTCACCCACCGCGCCCTACTACCTGTTGCTCGGCGCCACCTGCGGGCTGACGATGCTCGGGCTGGTGATGGTGCTGTCGGCGTCCAGCGTCACCTCCTACCAACAGTCCGGCTCGTCGTTCACGGTGTTCAAGAGCCAGGCGATGTTCGCCGCGATCGGCACCGTGGGTGCCATGATCGCCGCACGAATCCCGGTGCGGGTGTGGAAGGTCGCCGGTTGGCCGGCATACATCGTCGCGGTGTTGATGCAGGGACTCGTGTTCACCTCGCTCGGTGTCAGCGTGCTCGGCAACACCAACTGGATCAGGGTCGGCGGCTTCACCATGCAGCCCTCCGAGCTCGGCAAGCTCGCCCTGGTGCTGCTCACCGCCGGCGTGCTGGCGATGAAGCGCAAGCTTCTGGCCGAGTTCAAACACGTGCTCATACCGATCATTCCGTGCGCGCTGTTCTTCATGGCGCTGGTGATGGCCGGTCACGACCTCGGCACCACCTTGGTGCTCGCGATGATCGTCGGCGCGATGTTGTTCGTGGCCGGGGTCAAGTTGCGCATCTTCGGCATCTCGCTGGCGCTGGCCGCCGCCGCCGTCACCGTGCTGGTGTGGACCTCCGGCAACCGGATGGGTCGCATCAGCACCTGGCTCGGCGGCTGCCCGCAGGGCGCGCTGCAGGACGGCTGCTGGCAGCCGGTGCACGGTGAGTACGCGCTGGCCGACGGCGGCTGGTGGGGCGTCGGGCTCGGGGCCAGCCGGGAGAAGTGGGGCTGGATGGCCGAGGCCCACAACGACTTCATCTTCGCGATCCTCGGTGAGGAGCTCGGCCTGCCGGGCACCCTCGTCGTGCTCTGCCTGTACGCCGCGATCGGTTATGCCTGCTACCGGCTGATCGCCACCAGCAAGGACTTCTTCGTGCGCATCGCCACCGCCGGTGTGATGACCTGGATCCTCATCCAGGCGACGATCAACATCGCCTCGGTGCTGGGGCTGCTGCCGATCATCGGCGTGCCGCTGCCGCTGGTCTCCGCCGGCGGTTCGCAACTGGTCACCACACTGATCGCCCTCGGCATGCTCATGTCGTTCGCACGCAACGAACCCGAATGCAAGGCAGCCCTCGCGCAGCGACCCAAGTTGGTCGGTCGCACCCGCGCGATCCTGCCGACCTCCCGACGCGGAAGATGA
- the murD gene encoding UDP-N-acetylmuramoyl-L-alanine--D-glutamate ligase: MTAETPRPIDPSYEPRGGDRDLTHRDADWSGLDIVVMGLGVSGYAAADALLERGAKVTVLSTDASPTVQERAKILDILGARVLFGAEHQQQVPAGTELVVTSPGVRPDHPFMLSAAAAGVPVWGEVELAWRMRPRTGAAPWLTITGTNGKTTAVTMLEQILRSAGLRATAAGNVGLPILEAVLHPEPYEVLAVELSTFQLHWSRSLSPYASCLLNVAPDHIDWHGSFEEYRRQKGRVYEQTQVACIYNVDDPTTEQLLEDADVVEGCRAVGFTLGLPHPSMLGLVDDVLADRAFVDDRTHQAAELCQLKDLGQDGFAPAPHYVQDALAAAALARAFGVRPLAVRDGLRAYHPQPHRTATVIEVDGVRYVDDSKATNPPAAQAAMGAFDSIVWIAGGQLKGADVDELVAANHAKLRGAVLIGVDRAQIAQAIARHAPDVPVVVLDETDTGVMDHAVRRAAAMAAPGDVVLLSPAAASLDMYASYGARGDAFAAAARALASTD; this comes from the coding sequence ATGACGGCCGAGACCCCCCGGCCGATCGACCCGAGTTACGAACCGCGCGGCGGCGACCGCGACCTGACCCATCGCGACGCGGACTGGTCGGGCCTGGACATCGTCGTGATGGGCCTCGGGGTGTCGGGTTATGCCGCCGCCGACGCGCTGCTCGAGCGCGGCGCGAAGGTCACCGTGCTGTCGACCGACGCATCGCCGACGGTGCAGGAACGCGCCAAGATCCTCGACATCCTCGGTGCCCGTGTGCTGTTCGGCGCCGAGCACCAGCAGCAGGTGCCCGCCGGCACCGAACTCGTCGTCACCTCGCCGGGGGTTCGCCCCGATCACCCGTTCATGCTGTCGGCCGCAGCCGCCGGTGTGCCGGTCTGGGGCGAGGTCGAGTTGGCCTGGCGGATGCGTCCGCGCACCGGCGCGGCGCCGTGGCTGACGATCACCGGCACCAACGGCAAGACCACCGCGGTGACCATGCTCGAGCAGATCCTGCGCTCGGCCGGCCTGCGTGCGACGGCCGCCGGCAACGTCGGTCTGCCGATCCTGGAGGCCGTGCTGCACCCGGAGCCCTACGAGGTGCTCGCCGTCGAACTGTCGACCTTCCAGTTGCACTGGTCGCGCAGCCTGTCGCCCTACGCCTCGTGCCTGCTGAACGTCGCACCCGACCACATCGACTGGCACGGGTCGTTCGAGGAGTACCGCCGGCAGAAGGGGCGGGTCTACGAGCAGACCCAGGTGGCCTGCATCTACAACGTCGACGACCCCACCACCGAGCAGTTGCTCGAGGACGCCGATGTCGTCGAAGGCTGCCGCGCGGTCGGTTTCACCCTCGGCCTGCCCCACCCGTCGATGCTCGGACTGGTCGACGACGTGCTCGCCGACCGGGCGTTCGTCGACGACCGCACCCACCAGGCTGCGGAGCTCTGCCAGTTGAAGGACCTCGGGCAGGACGGGTTCGCCCCGGCACCCCACTACGTCCAGGACGCGCTCGCGGCCGCGGCGCTCGCTCGCGCCTTCGGGGTGCGTCCGCTCGCCGTCCGTGACGGCCTGCGCGCCTACCACCCGCAGCCGCATCGCACCGCGACCGTGATCGAGGTCGACGGCGTCCGCTACGTCGACGACTCCAAGGCGACGAACCCGCCGGCCGCGCAGGCCGCGATGGGGGCCTTCGACTCGATCGTCTGGATCGCCGGCGGTCAGCTCAAGGGCGCCGACGTCGACGAACTGGTCGCGGCGAACCACGCGAAGCTGCGTGGTGCGGTGCTCATCGGGGTCGATCGGGCACAGATCGCACAAGCAATTGCACGACACGCGCCGGATGTGCCGGTCGTCGTGCTCGACGAGACGGACACTGGCGTCATGGATCACGCAGTTCGCCGCGCAGCCGCGATGGCCGCCCCGGGCGACGTGGTTCTGCTCTCGCCGGCAGCGGCCTCGCTCGACATGTACGCCTCGTACGGAGCCCGCGGTGATGCCTTCGCCGCTGCGGCCCGCGCCCTGGCGTCGACCGACTGA
- the mraY gene encoding phospho-N-acetylmuramoyl-pentapeptide-transferase: MKAILIGALIALVTGLAGTPAFIKFLVRRGYGQFIRDDGPTTHHTKRGTPTMGGAVIIIGCVLGYFLAHLVLWTAPSVSGLLVMYLIVGLGAVGFADDWIKISNQRSLGLRAWQKLVAQTFVGVSFALLAVNFPDQGGRTPASYRVSFVRDTWFDLAFAGTALGMVLFVLWANLIIAGTSNGTNLTDGLDGLLTGASVMVFAAYVLISIWQFNQNCETIGSNKCYDVRDPHDLALVAACVMGACFGFLWWNATPAKIFMGDTGSLALGGALAGLAIMTRTELLVVILAGLFVLETLSVIIQVGSFKSRGKRVFRMAPIHHHFEMVGWNEVTVVIRFWIIAGLCVALGLGLFYAEWVTG, encoded by the coding sequence GTGAAGGCCATTCTGATCGGTGCGTTGATCGCACTCGTCACCGGACTCGCCGGCACCCCTGCGTTCATCAAGTTCCTGGTGCGGCGTGGCTACGGCCAGTTCATCCGCGACGACGGACCCACGACCCACCACACCAAGCGTGGCACGCCCACGATGGGTGGCGCCGTCATCATCATCGGATGCGTGCTCGGCTACTTCCTGGCCCACCTGGTGCTGTGGACGGCGCCGTCGGTGTCGGGCCTGCTGGTGATGTACCTCATCGTCGGTCTCGGCGCGGTGGGCTTCGCCGACGACTGGATCAAGATCAGCAACCAGCGTTCGTTGGGTCTGCGGGCCTGGCAGAAGCTCGTCGCGCAGACCTTCGTCGGTGTGTCGTTCGCGTTGCTCGCGGTCAACTTCCCCGACCAGGGCGGTCGCACCCCGGCGAGTTACCGCGTCTCGTTCGTGCGCGACACGTGGTTCGACCTCGCCTTCGCCGGCACCGCGCTCGGCATGGTGCTGTTCGTGCTGTGGGCCAACCTGATCATCGCCGGCACCTCCAACGGCACCAACCTCACCGACGGCCTCGACGGCCTGCTCACCGGCGCCTCGGTGATGGTGTTCGCCGCCTACGTGCTCATCTCGATCTGGCAGTTCAACCAGAACTGCGAAACGATCGGCAGCAACAAGTGCTACGACGTGCGCGACCCGCACGACCTCGCGCTGGTCGCTGCCTGTGTGATGGGCGCCTGCTTCGGCTTCCTGTGGTGGAACGCCACCCCCGCCAAGATCTTCATGGGTGACACCGGCTCGCTGGCCCTCGGCGGCGCGCTGGCCGGGCTGGCCATCATGACCCGCACCGAGTTGCTGGTCGTCATCCTCGCCGGCCTGTTCGTGCTCGAGACCCTGTCGGTGATCATCCAGGTCGGATCCTTCAAATCGCGCGGCAAACGGGTGTTCCGGATGGCGCCGATCCATCACCACTTCGAGATGGTCGGGTGGAACGAGGTGACGGTCGTGATCCGCTTCTGGATCATCGCCGGGCTATGCGTCGCTCTCGGCCTCGGACTCTTCTACGCCGAATGGGTGACCGGATGA
- a CDS encoding UDP-N-acetylmuramoyl-tripeptide--D-alanyl-D-alanine ligase → MIPMTLAEIADAVGGRLEPADAGAVLVDGPVVSDSRQADRRSLYVARIGEFADGHDFAPNAAAAGAVATLGSRAIDGMPTVVVDDVQTSFGRLARAVVDRAPELTIVGITGSSGKTSTKDLLGQVLLPLAETVVPEGSLNSEMGVPLTVCRVTSDTRYLVAEMGADGVGHIAYLAGIAPPQVGIVLNVGRAHVGEFGSVEAIAQTKGELVEALPDDGLAILNADDPRVAAMAGRARCTVQRVGTGESADLRATDIELDDRSRATFTLVGDGPPRRIRLGLFGSHHVGNALSVYAAARHLGVDADHIVSVLERAGAVSRWRMEIHELSDGVTIVNDAYNANPDSMGAALRALQTMRAERKVAVLGQMLELGKSSVAEHEAVGRTVATSGVDLLVTVGAGADAIGRAAAADGVEWQHAADTDTAYDLLRSMLRTGDIALLKSSRDSGLRYLGDRLVEADGKVAGQ, encoded by the coding sequence ATGATCCCGATGACATTGGCCGAGATCGCGGACGCGGTCGGTGGCCGACTCGAACCTGCCGACGCCGGCGCCGTACTGGTCGACGGACCGGTGGTGTCCGACTCGCGTCAGGCCGACCGGCGGAGCCTGTACGTGGCCCGGATCGGCGAGTTCGCGGACGGCCACGACTTCGCACCGAACGCCGCGGCGGCCGGTGCCGTGGCGACCCTCGGCAGCCGGGCGATCGACGGCATGCCGACCGTCGTCGTCGACGACGTGCAGACCTCGTTCGGACGGCTCGCACGCGCCGTCGTCGACCGGGCGCCCGAACTCACGATCGTCGGCATCACCGGTAGCTCGGGCAAGACGTCGACCAAGGATCTGCTCGGGCAGGTGCTGCTCCCGCTCGCCGAGACCGTGGTGCCCGAGGGCTCGCTCAACTCCGAGATGGGCGTGCCGCTGACCGTGTGCCGGGTCACCTCCGACACCCGCTACCTGGTGGCCGAGATGGGCGCCGACGGCGTGGGCCACATCGCCTACCTCGCCGGGATCGCCCCGCCGCAGGTCGGCATCGTGCTCAACGTCGGGCGGGCGCACGTCGGCGAGTTCGGCTCGGTCGAGGCGATCGCGCAGACCAAGGGCGAACTCGTCGAGGCTCTACCCGACGACGGCCTGGCGATCCTCAACGCCGACGACCCACGCGTCGCCGCGATGGCCGGCCGGGCGCGCTGCACGGTGCAACGCGTCGGCACCGGCGAGTCGGCCGACCTGCGCGCCACCGACATCGAACTCGACGACCGGTCGCGCGCCACCTTCACCCTCGTCGGTGACGGGCCGCCGCGCCGTATCCGACTGGGACTGTTCGGCTCCCACCACGTAGGCAACGCCCTGTCGGTCTACGCCGCTGCCCGTCACCTGGGTGTCGACGCCGACCACATCGTGTCCGTCTTGGAGCGGGCCGGAGCGGTCAGCCGCTGGCGGATGGAGATCCACGAACTGTCCGACGGAGTCACGATCGTCAACGACGCCTACAACGCCAACCCCGACTCGATGGGCGCCGCGTTGCGCGCCCTGCAGACGATGCGGGCCGAGCGCAAGGTCGCGGTGCTCGGGCAGATGCTCGAGCTGGGGAAGTCGTCCGTCGCCGAACACGAAGCGGTGGGTCGAACCGTCGCGACCAGCGGCGTCGACCTGCTCGTCACCGTCGGCGCGGGAGCCGACGCGATCGGTCGCGCGGCGGCTGCGGACGGGGTCGAGTGGCAGCATGCCGCCGACACCGACACGGCCTACGACCTGTTGCGCTCGATGTTGCGCACCGGCGATATAGCCTTGCTCAAATCAAGTCGTGACTCTGGCCTGCGCTACCTTGGCGACCGGCTCGTCGAAGCGGACGGAAAGGTTGCCGGGCAGTGA
- a CDS encoding peptidoglycan D,D-transpeptidase FtsI family protein: MRERSSATIDLDSVRARNAAKSRKAVGGGGSGRGRGGGSKPRLPVQLGVGHPRRRARALLIAFGMVLTVFVAQLLRVQGLDAASVSQKALSERVARATIPAKRGDIVDASGVTLARSVERRNVTADPLAASTYARYDKQPDGTRKKVKLGLKGAADAIAPIVGDDPATLLKTLQDAAAKSRRFVYLAKDISPQQWVQISDLGIPGIFSERTVKREYPQGTALAPLLGWVSADGKPGGGVEVVAQKQLNGTPGTHVYERAADGTTIATGNNKDTPAADGRPVQLTINNDLQWTAQNLIAAQVKKTKALSGEAVVMDRKGNIIAAASYPSFDNNQIATAQGSMLSRPFADSYEPGSTNKVVTMAAALAEGKVTPTTTFTVPYGLPRADQTFTDSHHHPTETMTTAGILADSSNTGTIQVGEKMSAATLRNYMTRFGQGQPTGTNFPGENVGSIPTAAQMTGSRRYTVMFGQGLSSNTMQQISVFQTIANGGVREPIKLVKGIGDGSGGFTAPADDRVAVQVVPASVATQMTRMMQAVPTKNGTAPKAVVEGYNVAGKTGTAARYDESLGRYNGWTASFIGFAPAENPQYIVSVALQRPTAVSIYGGEVAAPVFSQLMAAALRNGHVPPSTVKPSLYDLKYDPSKDRKQ; the protein is encoded by the coding sequence GTGCGGGAGCGTAGTTCGGCCACGATCGACCTCGACTCGGTGCGCGCGCGCAACGCCGCGAAGTCCCGCAAGGCCGTCGGTGGCGGCGGGTCGGGACGTGGTCGTGGCGGCGGTTCCAAGCCGCGCCTTCCGGTGCAACTCGGCGTGGGTCACCCGCGCCGGCGGGCCCGCGCCCTGCTCATCGCGTTCGGGATGGTGCTCACCGTCTTCGTCGCCCAGTTGCTGCGGGTGCAGGGCCTCGACGCCGCGTCGGTGTCGCAGAAGGCACTCAGCGAGCGGGTGGCGCGCGCGACCATCCCGGCCAAGCGGGGCGACATCGTCGACGCGTCCGGGGTGACCTTGGCGCGGTCGGTCGAGCGGCGCAATGTGACCGCCGACCCGCTGGCGGCCTCGACGTACGCGCGCTACGACAAGCAACCCGACGGCACCCGCAAGAAGGTGAAGCTGGGCCTCAAGGGTGCCGCGGACGCCATCGCACCGATCGTCGGCGACGATCCGGCGACCCTGTTGAAGACGCTGCAGGACGCCGCCGCCAAGAGTCGCCGGTTCGTCTACCTGGCCAAGGACATCTCGCCCCAGCAGTGGGTGCAGATCAGCGACCTGGGCATCCCGGGGATCTTCAGTGAGCGCACGGTGAAGCGGGAGTACCCGCAGGGCACCGCGCTCGCACCGCTGCTCGGCTGGGTGAGCGCCGACGGCAAGCCCGGTGGTGGTGTCGAGGTGGTCGCGCAGAAGCAGTTGAACGGCACGCCCGGCACGCACGTCTACGAGCGAGCGGCCGACGGCACCACGATCGCCACGGGCAACAACAAGGACACCCCGGCGGCCGACGGGCGTCCGGTGCAACTGACGATCAACAACGACCTGCAGTGGACCGCGCAGAACCTCATCGCCGCGCAGGTGAAGAAGACGAAGGCGCTGTCCGGCGAAGCGGTGGTGATGGACCGCAAGGGCAACATCATCGCGGCCGCGAGTTACCCCAGCTTCGACAACAACCAGATCGCGACCGCGCAGGGGTCGATGCTTTCGCGTCCGTTCGCCGACAGCTACGAGCCGGGCTCGACGAACAAGGTCGTGACGATGGCTGCGGCCCTCGCCGAGGGCAAGGTCACCCCGACGACGACATTCACCGTGCCCTACGGCCTGCCGCGTGCGGACCAGACCTTCACCGACTCCCACCACCACCCGACGGAGACGATGACGACGGCAGGCATCCTCGCCGACTCCTCGAACACCGGCACCATCCAGGTGGGGGAGAAGATGTCGGCCGCGACGCTGCGCAACTACATGACCCGCTTCGGTCAGGGCCAGCCGACCGGCACCAACTTCCCGGGTGAGAACGTCGGAAGCATCCCGACCGCTGCGCAGATGACGGGTTCGCGGCGTTACACGGTGATGTTCGGCCAGGGTCTGTCGAGCAACACGATGCAGCAGATCTCGGTCTTCCAGACGATCGCGAACGGCGGCGTGCGTGAGCCGATCAAGCTGGTCAAGGGCATCGGCGACGGGTCGGGTGGTTTCACCGCACCGGCCGACGACCGTGTCGCGGTGCAGGTGGTGCCCGCCTCGGTGGCCACCCAGATGACCCGGATGATGCAGGCCGTGCCGACCAAGAACGGAACGGCTCCCAAGGCCGTCGTCGAGGGCTACAACGTGGCCGGCAAGACCGGTACCGCCGCCCGTTACGACGAATCGCTCGGACGGTACAACGGGTGGACCGCCTCGTTCATCGGCTTCGCCCCGGCCGAGAACCCGCAGTACATCGTCTCGGTCGCGTTGCAGCGTCCGACCGCGGTGAGCATCTACGGCGGTGAGGTCGCCGCGCCGGTGTTCTCGCAGCTCATGGCCGCGGCGCTGCGTAACGGCCACGTCCCGCCGAGCACCGTCAAGCCGAGCCTGTACGACCTGAAGTACGACCCCAGCAAGGACCGCAAGCAATGA
- the rsmH gene encoding 16S rRNA (cytosine(1402)-N(4))-methyltransferase RsmH, with the protein MNDDQAVADRHVPVMRDRIVELLAPALDGAGQPRVYLDGTLGMGGHTEAILRACPDAVAYGVDRDTEALELAGRRLAAFGDRFVPVHARYDDAVAELADRGVASIDAALFDLGVSSLQLDETERGFSYSREAALDMRMDQTQGLTAADVLADYDEADLRRILRDYGEERFAGKIAKAIVRRRDTDPIRTSEQLMELLRATIPAASQRTGGHPGKRTFQALRIEVNAELDSWQQALPATVDALAVDGRIAVLSYHSLEDRITKRVLTAGARSTAPAGLPVELPEHKPYLELLTRGAESPGEDEVRTNPRAASAKLRVARRLRPTPHRAAETTQKGNRR; encoded by the coding sequence ATGAACGACGACCAGGCCGTGGCCGACCGCCATGTCCCGGTCATGCGCGACCGCATCGTCGAGTTGCTGGCTCCGGCTCTGGACGGCGCTGGGCAGCCCCGGGTCTACCTCGACGGCACGCTCGGCATGGGCGGCCACACCGAGGCGATCCTGCGGGCCTGCCCCGACGCGGTGGCGTACGGCGTCGACCGCGACACCGAGGCGCTCGAACTCGCCGGCCGTCGCCTGGCCGCGTTCGGCGACCGGTTCGTGCCGGTGCACGCGCGTTACGACGACGCGGTCGCCGAGTTGGCCGATCGGGGAGTGGCGAGCATCGACGCCGCACTGTTCGACCTCGGCGTGAGCTCGCTGCAGTTGGACGAGACCGAGCGCGGGTTCTCCTACAGCCGCGAGGCGGCCCTCGACATGCGGATGGACCAGACCCAGGGCCTCACCGCGGCCGACGTGCTCGCCGACTACGACGAGGCCGACCTGCGCCGCATCCTGCGGGACTACGGCGAGGAGCGGTTCGCCGGCAAGATCGCCAAGGCGATCGTCCGACGCCGTGACACCGACCCGATCCGCACCTCCGAGCAATTGATGGAGTTGCTGCGAGCCACCATCCCGGCCGCGTCGCAGCGCACCGGCGGACACCCGGGTAAGCGCACCTTCCAGGCGCTGCGCATCGAGGTCAACGCAGAACTCGACAGCTGGCAGCAGGCGCTCCCGGCCACGGTCGACGCGCTCGCCGTCGACGGCCGCATCGCGGTGTTGTCCTATCACTCGCTCGAGGACCGAATCACCAAGCGGGTGCTCACCGCTGGGGCCCGCTCCACCGCGCCCGCCGGACTGCCGGTCGAACTGCCCGAACACAAGCCCTACCTCGAACTCCTCACCCGGGGCGCCGAATCCCCCGGCGAGGACGAGGTGCGCACCAACCCACGCGCGGCGTCCGCGAAATTGCGCGTCGCCCGCCGCCTCCGTCCGACCCCCCACCGAGCCGCCGAAACAACCCAGAAGGGGAACCGCCGATGA
- the mraZ gene encoding division/cell wall cluster transcriptional repressor MraZ, translating into MFLGTHQPRLDDKGRMFLPAKFRDKLAGGLVITRGQERCLYVFALADFEKLAGEMSRTPVTNKAARNFQRVLLSAASDEIPDKQGRITIPAILREYAGLTKACTVIGAGNRVELWATEAWNELLASTEDEFADQAQEVIPGGLF; encoded by the coding sequence CTGTTTCTCGGCACTCACCAGCCGCGCCTCGACGACAAGGGCCGGATGTTCCTGCCGGCGAAGTTCCGCGACAAGCTCGCCGGTGGCCTGGTGATCACCCGTGGCCAGGAGCGCTGCCTCTACGTGTTCGCCCTCGCCGACTTCGAGAAGTTGGCCGGCGAGATGAGCCGCACCCCGGTCACCAACAAGGCGGCCCGCAACTTCCAGCGCGTCCTGCTGTCGGCGGCGTCCGACGAGATCCCCGACAAGCAGGGACGAATCACCATCCCCGCGATCCTGCGCGAGTACGCCGGGCTCACCAAGGCGTGCACGGTCATCGGCGCCGGCAACCGCGTCGAGCTGTGGGCGACCGAGGCCTGGAACGAGCTGCTGGCCAGCACCGAGGACGAATTCGCAGACCAGGCCCAGGAGGTGATTCCTGGCGGCCTCTTCTGA
- a CDS encoding AAA family ATPase produces MSLDEVHDLAGRIHAAVSRVIEGKSDAVRTAIIVLLAEGHLLIEDVPGVGKTMLAKSLAKSIDGTMRRVQFTPDLLPSDITGVSVFNQDTRTFEFRPGAVFANLVVGDEINRASPKTQSALLECMEEAQVTVDGTTYRLARPFMVMATQNPIEMEGTYPLPEAQRDRFMARISMGYPTANAELAMLDTHGESNPLDRLAPVTDAETVAAAIARVAHIYASPALRQYVVDIVTATRNTAALRLGASPRAALSLLRAARANAALERRDHVIPEDVQTIALPVLSHRVILSADQQHLRGGAGEVLGQLLQRVRVPAPSER; encoded by the coding sequence ATGTCCCTCGACGAGGTGCACGACCTGGCCGGTCGCATCCATGCCGCGGTGTCGAGAGTGATCGAGGGCAAGTCCGACGCCGTCCGCACCGCGATCATCGTGTTGCTGGCCGAAGGGCACCTGCTCATCGAGGACGTGCCCGGCGTCGGCAAGACGATGCTGGCCAAATCGCTCGCCAAGTCGATCGACGGCACGATGCGACGGGTGCAGTTCACGCCCGACCTGCTTCCCAGCGACATCACCGGCGTCAGCGTGTTCAACCAGGACACCCGCACGTTCGAGTTCCGCCCCGGTGCCGTCTTCGCCAACCTCGTCGTCGGCGACGAGATCAACCGCGCCTCCCCCAAGACCCAGTCGGCGTTGCTGGAGTGCATGGAGGAAGCCCAGGTCACCGTCGACGGCACGACCTACCGGCTGGCTCGCCCCTTCATGGTCATGGCGACGCAGAACCCGATCGAGATGGAGGGCACCTATCCCCTGCCGGAGGCGCAGCGCGACCGCTTCATGGCACGCATCTCGATGGGCTACCCCACCGCCAACGCCGAACTGGCCATGCTCGACACCCACGGCGAGAGCAACCCGCTCGACCGGTTGGCGCCGGTCACCGACGCCGAGACCGTCGCCGCTGCCATCGCCCGGGTTGCGCACATCTACGCCAGCCCGGCCCTGCGCCAGTACGTCGTCGACATCGTCACCGCCACCCGCAACACCGCCGCACTCCGGTTGGGTGCCTCGCCCCGTGCCGCGCTCAGCCTGTTGCGGGCCGCCCGCGCGAACGCCGCCCTGGAGCGGCGCGACCACGTCATCCCCGAGGACGTGCAGACGATCGCGCTGCCGGTGCTCTCCCACCGGGTCATCCTGAGCGCCGACCAGCAGCACCTGCGCGGCGGCGCCGGTGAGGTGCTCGGCCAGCTGCTGCAACGCGTCCGGGTGCCGGCGCCCTCCGAACGCTGA